AAGAACTCTGTCTCAGTCTCACGGAGGCGAGCCGCTACCTGGATCTGTCCCCACGTCGCCTAAAGACTCTGGTGATCGCTGGTCAGGTTCCAGCCATCCAGCGAGGCAGACACCTCCGCATAACCATCAAGGATTTGGTCCGCGTGAAACGTCTCGTTGGGAATAGCAGCCAGCCACCGGATGGAGGTTAGGGGGATGATGAACGCTGGGAAAGAGATGAGACTCGAGCACGGGAGCATCGCCATACGGAGCGGTGCATTGGTCCTGACGAACGGACTAATGGGATTAATGATGGTCTTCTCTTTTGCTGTCCTGGCAAGGGCCGAGGAGTTTCTAATAGGGGAACCATTAGAGAAGCACGGGATGGAGATCGCCGCTGTCTATATTGATCCTGCTGTCTCCCAGGATGAATACTGGGGTGGTGTTCCAAGAGAAGAAGGAACAGTTATCCATCTGGAGGCGGATATCCACGCCACGAAGGATAATAAGCACGGCTTTGGTGCGGGAGAGTGGATACCATACCTTACTGTTTTCTACAGGCTTCGCAATCTCAAAACAGACGAAGAGCAAAAGGGCCTTCTCTGGCAAATGGTGGCCAAAGATGGGCCCCACTATGGCAGAAACATAAAGCTCAGGCCCGGAAAATACAAGCTGGTCTATACAATAGAAAACCCATCTACCGGAGGCCTGGCTCGGCATACTGACAAGGAAACAGGGGTACCGGAGTGGTGGGATGCCTTTAGTCTGGAATACACGTTCGACTACAAGCAATCAAAGAAATAGATCATGCACCGGGAGGGTCCGGTCAGGACTGCGAGCTTCACGGCACTTCA
The window above is part of the Candidatus Methylomirabilota bacterium genome. Proteins encoded here:
- a CDS encoding iron transporter, whose product is MMNAGKEMRLEHGSIAIRSGALVLTNGLMGLMMVFSFAVLARAEEFLIGEPLEKHGMEIAAVYIDPAVSQDEYWGGVPREEGTVIHLEADIHATKDNKHGFGAGEWIPYLTVFYRLRNLKTDEEQKGLLWQMVAKDGPHYGRNIKLRPGKYKLVYTIENPSTGGLARHTDKETGVPEWWDAFSLEYTFDYKQSKK